The Sandaracinus amylolyticus genomic interval GCTGCGTGGCGGAGAAGTGCTCTATGGTGAGGCGGCCGTCGTCGCGGCGCTTCCCAACGGCGATGCGTGCGACACGATGGACGTCTGCGGCAGCCCGCGTCGCGCGTGCGTGATGCGCGAGACCGGGATGAGCCTCGCAGCGCTCGAGGCGGCGAACGACCGCAAGTACCAGCTCTTCGTCTGCGACGGCGCGACGCCCCCGGACGAGCCGACCTGCCATCCGCGCCGTACCGAGTACCCCGACGCAGTCGTCGCGATGCCGAGCATCGACGGATCGAACGAGTACGACGGCAACGCGACGGCCGACGACTCCGACGGCGACGGGATCGCGAACGCCGAGGACAACTGCCCGTCGATGTTCAACCCGATCCGCCCCCTCGACATGGGCGCGCAGGCGGACGCGGACGACGACGGCGAGGGCGACATCTGCGATCCCTGCCCGCTCGAGGCGGACGCGACGACGTGCGAGGCGTTCGATCCGAACGATCAAGATCGCGACGACGTCCCCGACACGACCGACAACTGCCCCGGTCGGTCGAACCCCGATCAGATGGACATGGACGACGACGCCAAGGGCGACGCGTGCGACGTGTGCCCCACGCGGTCGAACCCCGGCGCGGCGGGCTGTCCCGGCACGATCTACGAAGTCCAGGACGGCACGTTTGCGGCCGATACGCGCGTCGTGGTGCGCGGGGTCGTGACCGCGGTCGCGAGCAACGGCTTCTACGCGCAGGTCGCTGAGGACGACGAGGACTACGACGGCGAGGACCAGTCGGGCGTGTTCGTCTTCGTCGGCGGCGATGGACCGACGCAATCGATCGGCGACGAGGTCACGATCGACGGAACGGTCCAGGAGTTCTTCGCCGAGACGCAGATCTCCTCGTCCGCTGCGAGCGTGATGGTGACCGGCACTGGCACGGTGCCCGCCCCGGTCGATGTCACTCCCGCGGACGTCACGACCGGTGGCGCACGCGCCGAGGCGCTCGAGGGCGTGCTCGTGCGCGTGATGAACGTGTCGGTGACCAACGTCGCGCCCGCTCCCGCGGGCGGAGAGACCGCGCCGACCTACGAGTTCGAGGTGACGGGTGGCCTGCGCATCGACGACCTCTTCTTCCGCCTGACGCCGTTCGCGACGGCGGGCGAGACGTTCACCTCCATCACCGGCGTGCTCTCGTGGCGCCGGGAGAACAGCAAGCTGCATCCGCGCGATGCTGACGACGTGGTCGCGGGTACGGCGCAGCTGCTCGAGCTCGGGCCTCCGCTCTCGTACGTGCGCGAAGCGGGCGCGAGCCCGACCGCGACGTTCCCGACGCCGCTCACGGTCCGCCTCGCGCGGGCGGTTCCGACGGCGACGACGGTGACGATCACCGCCGGCACGGGCCTGACCGTCGCCGACGTGATCATCCCGGCGAACGCCGCGAGCGCGGAGGTGCCCGTGGTGGGCGCGGCGGCGTCGAGCACGCCGGTGACCGTCACCGCGACGCTCGGCGGCGCGATGCGCAACGCGCAGGTGCGCGTGCTCGGCGCGGCCGAGACGCCGGGCGCGTTCACGCTCACGCCGGGCACCGCGGTCGTGCGCGTCGGAGAGATGCAGGCGTTCACGGTGACAACCGACATCCCCGCGCCTCCGGGCGGTACGACCATCACGCTCGCGGTCGACGCGGGCGGGGCGGTGCCGCCGAGCGTGACGGTACCGGCGGGCGAGACCACGGCGACGTTCGCGTTCACCGCGGGCGCGAGCGCCGCAGAGGGCACGCTCACCGCGACGATGGGCGCGGTCACGCGCACCGCGGACGTCGAGGTCAGCGCGGGTGGCGCCGGCACGGTCGTGATCAACGAGGTCGACTACGACATGCCGGGCGCGGGCGACAACGTAGAGTTCATCGAGCTCTACAATCCGGGCTCGACCGCGTTCGATCTCACCGGCGTGATCGTCGTGCTGGTGAACGGGGGCGCGATGAGCGGGCCGGTCGAGTACGGCCGCATCGCGCTGAGCGGCTCGCTCGACGCGGGTGAGTATCTGGTCATCGCGCGCGACACCGTGACGATCCCGAGCAGTGTCGTTCGCGTGCCGTTCCCCGGGACGGCCGCGACCGACAACCTGCAGAACGGGCCGAACGACGGCATCGCGATCCTACGCGGCACCGAGCTGCTCGACGCGCTCACGTACGAGGGCCCGGTCACCGCGGTGACGATCAGCGGGACCACTTACAACCTCGTCGAGGGCACCGCGTCGACCGCACAGGACGTGGGCTCGACCGCGTCGATCAGCCGCATCCCGAACGGTCGCGACACGAACGACGCGGCGACGGACTGGGCGACGACCGCGATGGTCACGCCCGGCGCGCCGAACGTCGCCGATCCCGACATGTGACCCGCTAGGACGAAAGGCGCGCCGCGAGACGCTCGAGCGCTCCCGCGGCGCGCACGCCGTACCAGAAGAGGTCCTTTCCGCAGATGAGCTCGACGCGCCTTCCGGGCGCCTCGAGCTCTCTCTTTTCCGTCTCGCCGAAGCGGTACGGCTCGTCGGGCAACAAGACGCGCTCGGGCGCGCGCGTCTCGACCTCGGCGAGCTCGAAGCGCGGATAGCGCGTGTCGCGCGTCGTGGGCTTCGCCTCCGCGCGCCCGAGATCCGCAGCGAGCGGATAACGACGCGCGCGATCGGCGAACACGTTCACGCCGCCCGCGAGCCGCACGAGATCGCTCGCGTACGTGCGCCCGTCGAACGTCATCCACGGGTCCTTCCAGATCGGCGCGAACACGCGCACCGGCCGCGCCCTCACGTTCGCCTCGGCGCGCGAGAGCGCGACACGCAGCGCATCGATCTCGGGCACGCGCGAGGGCTCGACGTAGAGCAGACGCGCCGTCGTCTCGAGATGCGCGAGCGCCGCCGCGACCGTGCACGGGAACGAGACGAACACGTTCACGCCGCGCGCGATCAGCGCCTCGACGTCGCGCTGCGAATTCTCTTCCTGGTTCGCGAGCACGAGGTCGGGCGCGAGCGCGCACACCGCGTCGACGTCGACGTTCTTCGTCCCGCCGATCGTCGCGATGGACTCGATGCAGCCCCGCGGCTCCTCGCAGTACTCGGTGCGCGCGACGAGCCGCTCGAGCCCGACCATCGCGACGACGGACTCGGTCTCGCTCGGCACCAGCGACACCACGCGCCGCGGCTCGCGCGCGACGACGACCTCGCGCCCCAGCGCGTCGATCTCGATCACCACGCCGGAGCGATAGCGCAGCCCGGCGGGACCGCGCGAGCCGTTTGGAGCAGCTCAGCCGACGTGACCCGGCTCGATGCCGAGCGCCTCGAGATCGAAGAGCGCGCGCTCCTCCTCGTCCTGCGGCACGACCTGCCGCGGCGCCGACGCGGGCAGGCGGAAGCGCACGCCGTGCAGCGCGAAGTCGCGCGAGAGCGTCGGGTGCTGCGTCGCGATCTGCTCGAGCGTCGTGCGGTACGCGATCTCCTCGATCTCGCGCCGGTAGAACACCTTCATCGGCGAGCCCGCGAGCACGCGCATGTCGTCCTGCTCGGGCCGGAAGAGGTGGAACGCGACGTCGGGATACATCGCGCGGATCGCGTGCACTGCCTTGTCGAAGCGCCCGTTGATGAGCGCCTTGAGGCCCTGCATCGTGCCGTAGATGCCGCCCCGCGCGCGCACGTGGCCGGGCGTCGGCGCACGGACCGGGACGAGCGGGTCGACGAGGATCACCAGCGTCGCGCCCTCGTCCACCGCGACGCGCATGTTCGTCGTGCGCGAGAACGCTCCGTCGACGTACCAGCGGTTCCCGATGCGCACCGGCGCGTAGAACGGCACGAGCGCCGAGCTCGCGCGCGCCGCGAGGTGCACCGGCACCTCGGGCGTCGTCTTCGCGCCGAAGAGCATGGCCTCCGACGTGTCCTGATCGGTCGCGCCCACGTAGAGCGGACGGCGCAGGCCGGAGAAGCGGTTCGACATGCCCGGCGACGTCAGCTGCCGCTCGAGCCATCGCTCGAGGCGCTTGCCCGCGAACACCGCCGGCGGCACCGCGCGCGCGAGCGACGAGACCGCCCCGCGCGGCCCCGCGCCGCCGCGCAGCAGCTCGCGGACGAGCCCGGCGAGCCGGCGCGCGACCTCGCCGATGTCGGGATCGAAGAGCTCGTAGCGCCGGATCGGCTCGAGACGCGCGCTGCCCTGCCCGGTGAGCGCGCGGAGGATCTCGTCCGGCCCGATCCCGTTCGCCAGCAGCGCGCCGAGGATCGACCCCGCGCTGATCCCGCAGAAGAAGTCGAGGTCGACCAGCGAGCGATCGACGAGGCACGTCTCGAGCGCGCGCAGCACGCCGAGCTCCCAGAGCAGCCCCTCGATGCCCCCGCCCGCGAGGCAGAGCGCGATGCGCCCGCGGCCGCGCCCCGCGAGGATCGCGTCGACGCGCGCGAAGAGATCGTGCAGCTCGGGCGCGACGAGCACCTGCCCCACCCCGCGCCGTCCGAGCTCGAACGCCGCGCTCGCCCCATCCGCCCCGGGATCCACGACCGCGATCGTGCGATCCGGCAGCACCGGGCCCGAGAGCGCGCCGCGCCCGAACAGCCGCTCGTGCGCGTCGCGGCAAAGCGGGAGCCCGTCGCCCCGCGCGTCGAGCACCAGGACGTCGGCGCCGCGCCCGACCACCGCGACCGCCCCGTCCGCGCTGGCGGCGGGGATGACGCGGACGATGCGACGAGCCCCGCCGGGCCCCTCCCGCTCGAGCGCGACGGCTCCGCCCGTCTGGGCTCGCGCGCCTGGGATCCCCAGCAGAGGCAGGGGTGGAAGCGCGTGGCTGCGAACGACGACGACCCTGTCCATCCGACGGCGACACGGTACGGGTCCGTCGGTCATGCCGCAAGGTGACGCACTGCGTCGTAAGAGGGGCGAGCGCACCTCGCTCGTGCGTTGCTCCCGCGGAGCTGGCGGTGGTACGCTGCGGCGCGGCGGCGCGGTATGACGCGCTCCCACCGAGCAGGATGGACGTCAAGAAGGTGAAGGAGCAGCTCGTCTCGGCGGGCATCGAGGTCTACCGGACCCGTCCGACCGAGATCCACGTCGCCGAGCGCGTTCGCCTCCACATCATGGACTCGGGCGTGCGGCTGCTCCTCGGGGAGGAGATGCGGGTCTCCTTCACGGCGCGCTCGCAGCGCTCGGACTTCCCGGAGGGCGCGACCGAGGACGAGCTCTTCGCGCGGGTGCGCGAGGTGATCGGGCCCGGCGCGAAGGAGCGCGGCTACGCGGAGACCTGGTCGGGCACGACGCAGGTGCACGACCCGATCGACGCCGCGAAGGTGCTCGACGTCTGGCACGAAGTGACGTGGACGAAGCCCGCGAGCGACACCGAGTCGGCGATCGACGAAGTGCGCTGGGCGCTGGGCCTCGAGCGCTACGTCCCGCCGGTGCGGTGAGCACGCCGGGGGCTGTATCCCCCGATGCCGGCGGCTGTATCCCCCGATGTCGGCGGCTGTGTCCCCCGATGCCGGCGGCTGTATCCCCGATCGGGTCGACGGAACGTGAAGGGCCGCCTCGTGAGTCGAGAGCGGCCCTTCGTCTATCTCTTCCCCCCGAACGAGATCAGTCGACGCGCTTCACACCCTCGGCGAGGGGTCCTTTAGGACCCTGCTTCAGCTCGAACTGAACGATCTGGCCCTCGCGCAGCGTGCGGAACCCGTCACCGGTGATCTGCGAGTAGTGGACGAACACGTCCGGGCCCTCGTCCTGACGGATGAAGCCCCAGCCTTTGGCATTGTTGAACCACTTGACAGTACCGCTTGCCATTCTGCTCTTCCTCCAGACCGGAGAGGCGGGCCCAACCGACCCCACCTCACTCCTCGGGAGCGAGACCCGGACACACGTCGCCGCCGCCCGACCAGCCCGCGTGTGAGACACGCGGGCCGCGCGGGTTGTACGTCACCATGTGTGCGGAACTGCCCCCCTACGGTGGCCCGAGAGTACGCGGGGCAATGCCCCAGTCAAGTCGCCTCCCCGGGGCTCTCCGGGGCGTTCACACCGTCGACGCGCGCCCGCTCCAGGCTGCCCCCGAGCCGGCGTAGACGCCGCTCGAGACGCGCGATGGGGGCTCCGTCTCGCAGGAGGACGCCCCCGGAGAGCACGCGGACGATCCACGGCGCGAACGCGTCATCGCGAGTGATCGTCTGACGCAGTGCGTCGTCGGGCACGTCGAGGTACGCGCTCGCGGGGACGAGCTCGCACGGGACGAGGTCGCGCGCCTCGACCTCGAGCAGGCGCGCGGCGTCGGCATCGGGCGAGGCGAGCGCGTCGAGCGCGCCGCGGATCGAGTCGAGCTCGCCGCGCGTCGCGAGCTGCTCGATGCGCTCGCGGTCGAGGCGCAGGACGAGGTCGTGCTCGCGGGGAACGACGCGTCCGATCGCCGCGACCGCGAGCAGGCGCGCGAGCTCGACGCGTGAAGAGAGGCGCAGGCGCCCTCCGCTCTCCCAGCGCGCGACGGGCTCGGGGCGTGAGGGCGTGCGGCCCGGGACGCCACGCAACATCGCGCGGACCGGCGCGGCCAGGCGGACGAGCTCGCCGCGCTCGGTGCGATCGAGGGCGCCGAGCCCCGGCAGCGAGCGCTCGAGGATCGCCTTCAGGATCGCGTCGACGGAGGGGACGAGCACGCCCGTCGCGCGCCGCGACGCGCGCTCGAGCATCGAGGCGGCGGCGTCGCAGCGCAGGTCGGAGCGGGTCGCGCGCAGGACGGCATCCGCCGGCGCGAAGCGGCCTTCGGGCAGTGAGGCGAGCAGCTCGAGCAGGGCCTCGCGGACCGCGCTCGTCGGTGTGAGCGCGCGGAGCGCGGGCTCGGTCGCGCGCATCCGGTCGGGCTCGAGGCGCGCTTCGTCCCACGCGCCGCCGGCGCGCCAGGTGCCGATCAGCTGGGCGTGGAGATCGGCGATCGGGCCTCCGCGCACCGCACGCGCGAGCGCGACGAGGAGCTCGGCGCGCTCGGGGTCGATGTCGGCCTCCTTCGCGGCTGCGCGCAGCGCGGAGCGACGCACCGCCGCGCCTCCCTCGAGCTCGCGACGCGCGGTGAGCTCGGCGAGCAGCGCAGCCGCGAGGGGACCAGGATCGTCGGCGAGGCGAGCGCGCGCCGGGTCGTCGTCGGCGCGGGCGATGCGGCGCGCGAGGTCCTCGCGGACGCGCAGCGCGGCGCGACGGCGCTCTCGGCCCACGATGGTCGCGACCTCCGCGGGCAGCGCGAACGCACCGGCGGCGACTGGGAGCAGGAACGCGCGCGAGACGAGCATCGCGAGCGCGCCCGACTTCGGGATCGTCGTGCTCGGGCCCCAGCGCGCGGGCTCCTTCGCGAGCTCGAGCAGCTCGTCCGCGGAGACCTCGCCTCCTCGCGCTTCGATCGCGGCGAGCAGGCGCTGCTGGGTGCGCGGGAGGCCGGCGAGGGCGCGCTCGAGCTCGGACGTGGCCTCGAGCATCGAGAGCACGTCGCCGAGCACCAGGGGTCGCGGCGCGACCGGAGGGCGCCCGAGCAGCGCGATCGCCATCGCGCGGTAGGTCTCGGCGTCGACGGCCGCGAGGAGCGCGCGCGCCGCGCGAGGGTCCTCGGGCGGAGGCGCGGGGAGCTGCAGGCGATACGCGGCGGGCATCTCGAGCACGTCCGCGGCGTCGGAGCGCGGGAACACGAGGCCGAGCTCGACGAGCGGGAGCGCACCGCCGCCGAGCGCGGCGCGCGGCGCGTGCCCGGGACGCGCGGTCAGCGCGCGCATCGCCTCCTGCGCGGACGCGGGCAGCGACGCGAGACGCTTCACCGGCAGCACCGCGAGGGCGCGCGCGGCCTGCTCCGTGGGTGGGAGCCGCTTGCCGGGATCGAGCGTGACGCCCCGCCGCGCGAGCAGGCGCTCGAACGCCGCGGGCGGCATCGCCGCGAGCGCATCCGCGAGGCGCATGGCGCGGTGCTCTAGCACGTGCTTGCAAGGGCGCCGCGCAGCTCGAAGGATTTGCGGGTGAGCTGGGACGAGCCGCTGTCGCGGGTGGCGCTCGCGTTCCTCGACCTCGAGATGACGGGGTGCGATCCCGCGAACGATCGGATCTGCGAGGTCGCGATCCATCGCGTCGTCGGCGGCGAGGTCGTGGATCGCGTGGTGTCGCTGATCGATCCCGGCGTGAGCGTCGGCGCGTCGGTGGAGGTCCACGGGATCACCGACGCGATGCTCGCGGGCGCGCCCCTGCTCGAGGCGCTCTCGGCGCGCATCGGCGAGGTGCTCGAGGGCGCGGTCGTGATCGGGCACGCGATCGCGTTCGATCTCGCGTTCCTGCGTGCAGCGGTCGCGCGCGGTGAGCTCGCGTGGGCGCCCGAGGTCGCGATCGACACGCGGGGCCTCGCGCAGCGCGCGCTGCGCGTCGGGAGCGCGTCGCTCGCGGCGCTCGCACAGGATCTCGCGCTGCCTCGACCGACGCATCGCGCCGAGCCCGACGTGCTCGCGACGCGCGCGCTCTTCGACGCGATCTGCGAGGTGCTCCGGCCCGAGACCGCGCGGCATCTCTTGCTCGCGCAGGACGTCGGCGGGCGCGCGACGCTGCGCGGCGACGTGGAGGCGACGCTGCGCGACGCGCACGCGCAGGGTCGCGCGGTGCGCGTGTGTTATCGGGTGCCGGGGCGACGCGCGATCGAGGATCTCTTCGACGTGTGGGCGCTCGAGCCGCCGCGCGTCGAGGGCTGGCTCCACGACAAACAGGTGCAGCGCGCGCTGCGCGGCGATCGGCTGCTCTGGGTCGAGGCGACCGACGAGCCCGTCGCGCGCACCGCGCCGGCGGGATGGACGCCGACGATCCCGCGCCGCGATGTGTAGACTCGCGCGCCGTGCGACGTCTGGCGGTGCTCTCGTGGGTGGTGTGCCTCGCGGCGTGTGGAGGCGCGGCGGCGCGGACGAGCGATGCGCGCGCGATCGACGACGCGGTGCGCGCGTATCGCGCGGGTGAGCTCGAGACCGCGCTCGCGCGCAGTGAAGACGCGCGCGCGACGTTGCCCGGCGATCCCTTGCCGCGCGAGATCGCGGCGCGCGCGGCGCTCGCGATGCGGCGGCCCGAGGTGGCGCTCGCTGCGACCGAGGGCGCGTACGAAGAGCCGCTGGTCCGGCTGCGCGCGGCTGCGTTCCTCGCGCGCGACGAGTACGACGCCGCGGCGCGTGTGCTCGAGCGGCTCGAGGACGATCCGTGGGCGAGCGCGATCACCGCGATCGCGGAGCGCGCGCGTGGTCGCTCGTTGCACGATCGCGAGGGCGCGACGTCGAGCACGATCGCGCTGCGCGAGGACTCCGCGCTGCCCGTGATCGCGATCCACGTCGAGGGGCGCGCGACGCTCGCGCTGATCGCGACGTCGGTGCACCTCACGGTGCTCGCGCCCTCGCTGCGCGCCGAGCACGGCGTCGCGGACGAGATCGCGCTCGGCGCGATGCGGGTGCGGGGCGTCCCGTTCGTGGTGCGCGAGCTCGACGCGGAGAGCGCGGCGCTCGGCGTGGAGCTCGGCGCGGTGATCGGGCTCGATCTGCTCGCGCGGCTCGGCGCGCGCATCGAGCAGGGATCGCGACTGACGCTCGGCGAGGACGCGTCGCGCGAGGGGATCGCGCACGCGACGTTCGAGGGGACTATCGTCGTCGCGCGCATGGAGATCGACGGGCGCACCGCGCGCATGCTCGTGGACAGCGCCGGCGCCTACGCGCTGGCGATCACGCCGAGCGGCGCCGAGCGGATCGGGCTCGATGCGGACACCGCGACGGTGCGCCTCGGTGACGTCGCGATCACCGACGTGCCGATCTCGCGCGACGTGATGGACGATGCGCTCGAAGAGCACGTCCAGAGCGCGATCGACGGTGCGCTCGGGTGGGCCCTGCTCGCGTCGCTCGTCGTCGAGCTCGGGCCCGGGCACGTCGCGATCAGCGCGGAGTGATCACGGGGCTGGGTCTCAAGGAGCGAGGCGCGTCGCGCGCCAGGTGCCGTCCTCCTGGCGCTCGTAGCGGAAGCGATCGTGGAGGCGATAGTCGCCCTCGACCCAGTGCTCGACGATCTGCGGGATCACGCGATAACCGCCCCAGTGCGGCGGGCGCGGCACCGGCTTGCCCTCGAACTGCGCCTCGAGCTGCCGCACGCGATCCGTGAGCGTCTCGCGCGACGCGATCGGGCGGCTCTGATCGCTCGCCCACGCGCCCACCTGCGAGATCCGCGGGCGCGACGCGAAGTACGCGTCGCTGCGCGCCGCGCTCGCCTTCTCGACCGGGCCCTCGATGCGGAACTGGGTGTGCACGCTCGGCCAGAAGAAACAGAGCGAGGCCCACGGGTTCGCGTCGAGGTCCTTGCCCTTCTGGCTCTGCTCGTTCGTGTAGAACCAGAAGCCGTCCGCATCGACCTCCTTCACGAGCACGAAGCGCGCGCTGGGGCGGCCCTTCGCGTCGGCGGTCGCGAGCGCGCACGCGACGGCGTCCCACGGCTCGTTCGGCTCGGCGCGCGAGCGGGTCTCGAGGAAGAGGGCGATCGGATCGGGCACGGGCGAGCTCATCGTCGTGCGCGATACGTACGCCCGCGCCGCGGATCCGCCCAGGGTCATTCGCTCCCGAGGCCCGGAGACCAAACGAAGAGGCATTCGCGAGACGGAGACGACGTATGGTAGCCTGCTCCTCCCACCGCCGGACCCTGGACAGCGAGCCCCGCGAGAGAGATGGACGCGACGGCCGAGGAGCTCATCGCACGCCTGCGCCGCAACCCGGACGATGCGTCGGCGTACGCAGCGCTCCGGGCGCACTACCAGCGCATCGGCGACTACGCGTCGCTCGCCAATCTCCTCGAGGGATGGGCGGGACGAAGCACCGACCACGGCGCGGCATCGCACGCGTTCTTCGAAGCGG includes:
- a CDS encoding PolC-type DNA polymerase III: MSWDEPLSRVALAFLDLEMTGCDPANDRICEVAIHRVVGGEVVDRVVSLIDPGVSVGASVEVHGITDAMLAGAPLLEALSARIGEVLEGAVVIGHAIAFDLAFLRAAVARGELAWAPEVAIDTRGLAQRALRVGSASLAALAQDLALPRPTHRAEPDVLATRALFDAICEVLRPETARHLLLAQDVGGRATLRGDVEATLRDAHAQGRAVRVCYRVPGRRAIEDLFDVWALEPPRVEGWLHDKQVQRALRGDRLLWVEATDEPVARTAPAGWTPTIPRRDV
- a CDS encoding helical backbone metal receptor encodes the protein MIEIDALGREVVVAREPRRVVSLVPSETESVVAMVGLERLVARTEYCEEPRGCIESIATIGGTKNVDVDAVCALAPDLVLANQEENSQRDVEALIARGVNVFVSFPCTVAAALAHLETTARLLYVEPSRVPEIDALRVALSRAEANVRARPVRVFAPIWKDPWMTFDGRTYASDLVRLAGGVNVFADRARRYPLAADLGRAEAKPTTRDTRYPRFELAEVETRAPERVLLPDEPYRFGETEKRELEAPGRRVELICGKDLFWYGVRAAGALERLAARLSS
- a CDS encoding amidohydrolase family protein; protein product: MLATGCGDDDDGGTVDGGPRPDGETPDVDAQVPDGGMPDGGGGDDVMIVECPAADAPSLPGGAICETTAGDANLLITADVLMADGRVLAGGQVLVNATGSIVCADCDCASAEGASGATRVSCPDGVLSPGLVNAHEHMTYQGLPTEPTFAGTNERFEHRHDWRRGLRDHSDDFRPPGRASQAEMQWAELRMIIGGATAVNGSGGSSGLMRNLDSAGANMEGLGQAETYYQTFPLGDSGGTLRESGCSYSWEDSAERIAGEDAYTPHVSEGIDAEARNEFLCMRMEGANDLIEPQTAMIHGIGLLPSDIEHAAAEGTMLVWSPRSNISLYGDTARTPEYDRLGVPIAMGTDWIYSGSMNMLRELQCADELNAQYWDGYFSDLDLWRMATLNGAIATATDDVIGSIAPGRVADLVIFDGSVNALHRAVIDAQPENVALVLRGGEVLYGEAAVVAALPNGDACDTMDVCGSPRRACVMRETGMSLAALEAANDRKYQLFVCDGATPPDEPTCHPRRTEYPDAVVAMPSIDGSNEYDGNATADDSDGDGIANAEDNCPSMFNPIRPLDMGAQADADDDGEGDICDPCPLEADATTCEAFDPNDQDRDDVPDTTDNCPGRSNPDQMDMDDDAKGDACDVCPTRSNPGAAGCPGTIYEVQDGTFAADTRVVVRGVVTAVASNGFYAQVAEDDEDYDGEDQSGVFVFVGGDGPTQSIGDEVTIDGTVQEFFAETQISSSAASVMVTGTGTVPAPVDVTPADVTTGGARAEALEGVLVRVMNVSVTNVAPAPAGGETAPTYEFEVTGGLRIDDLFFRLTPFATAGETFTSITGVLSWRRENSKLHPRDADDVVAGTAQLLELGPPLSYVREAGASPTATFPTPLTVRLARAVPTATTVTITAGTGLTVADVIIPANAASAEVPVVGAAASSTPVTVTATLGGAMRNAQVRVLGAAETPGAFTLTPGTAVVRVGEMQAFTVTTDIPAPPGGTTITLAVDAGGAVPPSVTVPAGETTATFAFTAGASAAEGTLTATMGAVTRTADVEVSAGGAGTVVINEVDYDMPGAGDNVEFIELYNPGSTAFDLTGVIVVLVNGGAMSGPVEYGRIALSGSLDAGEYLVIARDTVTIPSSVVRVPFPGTAATDNLQNGPNDGIAILRGTELLDALTYEGPVTAVTISGTTYNLVEGTASTAQDVGSTASISRIPNGRDTNDAATDWATTAMVTPGAPNVADPDM
- a CDS encoding patatin-like phospholipase family protein; its protein translation is MVGRGADVLVLDARGDGLPLCRDAHERLFGRGALSGPVLPDRTIAVVDPGADGASAAFELGRRGVGQVLVAPELHDLFARVDAILAGRGRGRIALCLAGGGIEGLLWELGVLRALETCLVDRSLVDLDFFCGISAGSILGALLANGIGPDEILRALTGQGSARLEPIRRYELFDPDIGEVARRLAGLVRELLRGGAGPRGAVSSLARAVPPAVFAGKRLERWLERQLTSPGMSNRFSGLRRPLYVGATDQDTSEAMLFGAKTTPEVPVHLAARASSALVPFYAPVRIGNRWYVDGAFSRTTNMRVAVDEGATLVILVDPLVPVRAPTPGHVRARGGIYGTMQGLKALINGRFDKAVHAIRAMYPDVAFHLFRPEQDDMRVLAGSPMKVFYRREIEEIAYRTTLEQIATQHPTLSRDFALHGVRFRLPASAPRQVVPQDEEERALFDLEALGIEPGHVG
- the pdxH gene encoding pyridoxamine 5'-phosphate oxidase, which gives rise to MSSPVPDPIALFLETRSRAEPNEPWDAVACALATADAKGRPSARFVLVKEVDADGFWFYTNEQSQKGKDLDANPWASLCFFWPSVHTQFRIEGPVEKASAARSDAYFASRPRISQVGAWASDQSRPIASRETLTDRVRQLEAQFEGKPVPRPPHWGGYRVIPQIVEHWVEGDYRLHDRFRYERQEDGTWRATRLAP
- a CDS encoding cold-shock protein, producing the protein MASGTVKWFNNAKGWGFIRQDEGPDVFVHYSQITGDGFRTLREGQIVQFELKQGPKGPLAEGVKRVD